The DNA region ccaaagtctgagactgaatctgagtgcgttttcgctgcctggccatgttcccagccaacttacttgacccttgagttttttgtcagggtatgactgcttgtagagcaaagagtactttgttccaagcttgaggggatgcgctgttgatttcagagcttttttctatacagccagctctgccacactagcactcctccttcctcaagaaccaccaacccgggcTGATGCAagtcttcagcaggctctgcactcctgctctgattcaccacttaattcctcccaccacgtgggcctggggccagaagtaactgcagatgtagttctgtagctgcccctcccctgctgcccctggggcggtggccgaaccggCGAACTCTGTCCCtggcagtttttcccactaacctcctctgttgtctttggtgtttgtgggttgagaagtctggtaacagtctggtaactgctcactgattcggggtgctagggcttgttcccctggctccctgtctggttggtcctgccaccacccacactgagctccgctcccctccgctccatgcgggatagaccttacccagtgaccatccaggctgtcctgggatggatccctgcttccctctgctattttgtgggttctgcagttctaaaatttgttcagagccattttttataggtttttggagggacgtggtggggagctcacgcaagtccctgctttccagctgccatcttggccctgcccccttCTATTTCTTGGATCAGGtcctaaatttattttacattctgaGAATATGTGTTTCTGAGAAAGTTGTATATGAgttaaaattttgaaaacaaaataattttcactGATTTGCATTATAGTATACTGAATGTGTATTTTATCACAGATAGAAAATAAATTATCctcagtattaaaaaaaaattttaaaaaccacgggaaacttttacattttaaagagaaatttcTAAGTTTCTGTTCTAATAATAGTACTCTGATCCTtatattttttgagggggaggtcTAGATATTTTCAGCCCTTTATTAGGTAAAATAGGGGTCATGTCACTCCACAGCAGTACAACCAGAATTTTCTTCTgagcttttttattctttcattcagcaaacatttgttgaaaACCTGTTGTGTGCTAGTTACTCTGTCAGACATGCATAGGTTCATAGTCATACCTATCAATATTAAGTCAAATAACtgaggatgatgatggtaatgttcttgccctcctttcttccttgaaTTCAACTTCCTTATTGGTAGATCTTTACTTAAGATTGGCTCCTGATATACATTACTAAAGAGTAATGCAGAAAACTGTCAGGAGTAATTCTTATTTTTTGTGAGACCTTAAGACTAAAGCCATCGCAGTGTCCACCTTTCTGTCTGCCTTCAATAATTCACTTGCTAACAGATCTgtccttttaaatttgtttttaacaatataaaaatgaagtGTTATATTGATTAGGGATCTATTAATCTGTTAAGTAGTTAAACATCTTGCTCTGAATATCTTTCAGGGCAAATAATCCTTTTGTAATTAAGATGATTCAATTTGGTCCTGCTGTTGTTTATTAAGTACCCCATAGATGCAAggcactgggggatacaaagattaaaaaaaaactaccgcTCTATATCAAGGAGTTTATGTCTTGAATTTGTCTCCCAAAATCCTTCTGGAGCATCTTCTGTTTGAATAACAGTTATGTGCTCTGTTTATTTCTGACATTCTCGTACACTACCTGagtgttttaggaaaaaaaaattctgagtttcTTATTAAGCTAGAATCTCACTGTTAAAATGTTTGCTATAGAGTAGAATTAGTAATATGGTTGGAACATGTACAACAAATTCATGAATGTTACTTCAATACCAAAAGGAACTTTATAAGGTGGTTTCACCCGTAAAGTGATTCAATGGAATGGCCCCTGAAGATTCTGTTGTACTAAAGTTCTGTGCTTTAGTTTCATTATATTTGTAAGTTGCATGCAGAAATGAGTTAGTACAATTTGGAGGAATCTAAACTTTTGCCTCTCTGGATGTagcccaggggtagggaacctgtggctggcctcaaggccacttgtggccctctaggtcctaaagtgcgaccttttgactgaatccagacttcatcaatcaaatccccttagtaaaaggatttgttctggggcatctaggtggcgcagtgagtagagcactggccctggagtcaggatgacctgagttcaaatctggcctcagatacttgacacactagctgtgtgaccttgagcaagtcgcttaaccccaattgccctgccttcccccctgcaaaaccaaaaaaggatttgttctgttctgtaaaacttgtactcaatcaaaaggctgcacccaaggacctaggaagccacatgtagccttgaggctgcaggttccctacccctgatgcAGCTTATTTgtataaacaaaaaaattgagAGATTTGGGTAGCCTTGTCTCAGTGAAGTACCACAATCTGGTACTACCTTACCTTTCTAGCCCTGTCTCATTCTACTCACTTTCATACATGCTCTGTGTCTTTCTCCCTTTGTGCCTTTGCTCACATTATTCCCTATGCCTAGAAATGCTCTCCTCCCCAAATCCTGatgttttattttgaattctgACTCCTACTTTTAAAAGCTAACTCAAAGGTCACCTTTCCTATAAAACCTTCCCTGAATCAGTAATGACTTGCCTCATATTCTGCATTAGTACTTTACTCACCTCTCTTTTGCATTTACCATGTCACAGATGCAAAAGAACAGGATCTAAAAGGTTACTACATTTTACTAAGTTAAGAAGCTGTATGGAGGAACCCAGGAAGCCTGGTGAGGTGTTTGGGTGAAGACTAAGATAGACAAAAATAGATGTGATATTGTAATTGTAGTATGCTACAGACCACTTGAATAGAAGGAGAAAATAGATGAGTTTCGGGACCATATCACAAACCTGGCACAGAGGCAAACTGTAGTAGTAATGAAAGACTTGAATTATACACATGTCCAAATATTCACATACCGAAGATCTCTCTCTGGCAAAAAAAAACAGGGCAGCTTATAATTTCTTCTTGATCTACCTTATGTTTCAgcttcaaaagaggaaagaaccAATAGAGAGAATTCTTTACTAGATTAGTTCTTGTTAATAGGAGAAACTACTTGCAGGGGTAGAAATGACTGGGAACATTGTAAAGGAagttgaagaaaagagaaaatctgGCATGTGACCTGGAttttgggaaagcagatttcaaagcaTTTACAGGGAAGACAGGTAGTGTCATGGCTAAAATTCTACAGTGAGAGGAGATGGAAGCTCtcaagaaagaaattttaaagacaaggaataattctggtaaagaaaaaaaggaaagaattgtgGATTTCAAAAAGGATATGTATAGAAGATAGAAGCAAAGGCAGATAATGGAATATGAATAGAAAGTTATGGTATAAACCAGTaaagttttttaaagtaaaagttCTGAGTGAAAAATGCTAGTAAGGAATAGCAATGCTAAGGACAACAgtgaaaggttttttgttttgttttaaaagccattttaggataaagaaaatcaaaaaaataCATTTACTGCTCAATGTGGATAgtatgaaaataataaatgacaGTGAGAAGGCAGAAGCACTTAACTGTTTTCTATCTCAAGGAGAACAACCTTTTGACTGGCAAGGGCTAAGGAAAAATAGCTAACAAGTAGTTGAAACCCCAAATAAGTAGGGTCATTACTAAGTGAGCCCAAGTTTCTAGACCAGCTGTTTTTGTGTCCtggatccctttgacagtctggtgaaggccCTAGTCCCCTTAGAATAATGTGGTTTAAAAAATTcgtaattgaaagaaatgctagttTTCAgtcagaggttagtgaaaataaagatgtaattttttcccaacCAGGTTCATGCACTCCCtaaaatctgtttaaaaaaaaaccacttaggGGTTGGTGGACACCAGGGTAAGAACACCTGCCCTAGATGGGCCTAGATGAACTATATGCAAGGGTAATGAATTGTCTAGAAACACAATTGCTGGATcactgtcagtgatatttgaaagatcctAAAGATGTCACTGGACCGGAGTAGGGCAAATGTTCCACTTTTCAAAAACAGAGTATACTTGAGTCTACAAACCATATGCTAGCAAGCTTGACTTAGATTCCTTATACAATTCTAGAATGTACAATTAAGGGAAAGATTTGTGAAAATCTAAAAAAGGAAGTAGTAATCAAAATGATTCAGAAAATGAGGTTATAGTtgactaattttctttttgtcaggGTTACTAAACTAGTACTTGCAGGGATTTCTGTAGCTAtagtttatgtaaatttctgcAAAACATTTGacctttctcattttattattctttttgaaAAGATGTAGAGATAAGAGCAAGATAGAAATAGATTTGGAACTGGTGGGATTTTGAATGGCAGGAAAAAAATAGTATAATGACTAACATTTGATGCCAAACGTTATATAGCCTGTCAGTACAGTTTTAGATTTTGACTGTGTCATCCCATATTTTGGCTCTCTCTCCTAGCTTTGTGACACTTGGAAATTTGACAAAAATGCCATCTGTTCTTacccaaatcactgataaaaatgttaaatagcatagGACAAAGAACAGATAGCCAGAGGACTTGAAAAGAGACTGCCTTCCAGCATCAAACATTAGTGTCAACATGATAATACTAACTCATGTCCTATGAATTAaagtcaacaaatacttattaagcagcTTCTTTGCACAGAATATTCCcagtttcctttgctagatcaaTATTGAGGATGGAGCCCACTAATCATGGGTATCCTCCAAAGCTCtctcttgggccctcttctcttttccttctatactgTTTTACTTGGTGATCTAATAAGCTCCcttgggttcagttatcatctctgtgtAGATATTCTTATATCTGTTCATCTAACAGTAACCTTTCTCTCATCTTACGTTGCTTAGTGGACATCTTGAAGTGGATGTCCTGTAAACATCTCAAACACAACTTCTCCAAAACAAACTTCATTATTttcactccccacccctcccaaagcaaaaataaaagcaaacctCTTCTTCTGAATTTACGAATTATTGTCAAAGACCTCACTACCAGGTTGTGAAGCTAGGTGTcgtcttcaactcctcactcacaCTCACCCCACACATTCAATTTATCACCAAATATTGCCATTCCTACCATCGCAACATCTCTTTAATACATCCCTTCTTAGTACTCACAGAGTTGCTAGTATGGTGCAAGCACTCATCACTTCATGCCCAGACCATTATAGTAGCCTTTTAGTTGGTCTTCTTGCTtcaggtctctccccattccagtctattctccactcaactgccaaaatGGTCTTCCTACAGGTCTCACTTAGACCTAAAGGgctctctttgtatcttcagcatttagcatagcacctggcttATAGTCAgcgtttaacaaatgtttattgtcaTTGATGATGATGGTAGATGAAACACAGGTTCCTGCCCTCATGACGTTTAGGTACCCTGCTCTACTGCCAATGGGGAGATGTGACACacaaggaacctcagagttggaagtgatctcagagaccatctaatcctaTGCATACACTGCAGAACCCCCTTCTTAAAACATATCCAGCACATCGTCATCCATCTTTTGCTTGAAAAGACCTTCAATAGGGGAAAttccctcccaagacagcaagtcCAACTTTTAGATGATTACCTCACAGAGCCTAACTCTAACCCTCTTCAGCTTTTACCTATTGCTGTATTTCTTCCTCTTGGGATTAacaagaaaaagtctaatccatcttccacatgatAACCCACTggatacttgaagatagctattattctctctctcttggatcccaagtcttctctttcctgGGTAGCATGACCACGATTGTGTAGAGCCTTGGGATCATGCCATATTAACAGCAAGTGAAATTtaatgtatgaaaaaaaaatcttacgtTTGGCTTAAAAATGAACAAGTATAAGGTAGAGGAGGCATGATTAGATAGCAGTTTGACTAGAAAAGGTCTGGTCATTTTTATGAACTATAAGCTCAGTATTGGTTAACATTATAGTATAGCATCTGTAGAGCTTTCTTCTCTCCCAAGCTGTATTGAGGAACACTATATCCAGAACTGTTTTACTTTGACCTGGTCATACTGTACCCAGagtattgttttcagttctgggtgccatgaTCCTGGTCATGCTACTCAGGATGCTCCCCAGTTTAGcaatattctttctaaaatgtggcatccagaataGTACCTTCTTTGCCTTgaaactgcttaataaatatttgatgacttGAATCGATGGGGTATAAGTCAGCTTTATCAAACTGGGCAGACGAAATTCAGCCAAGTAACGAGATTCTCTAGCTAATGAGACCAGGTGCACAATGGGACATAGTTATCCCAATTACCTGAACAATGACAGCATTCTGTGCCAGTCTCATGCTTAGGTGCTGAATGCTCACATGATTAGATTAGATGGAGGACTACCAGTCGCTTCCATTTGTCCTACCTATGCCCTATAGTCCACCACCACAGTCATTTGACCTAAAGCTTAAGGATTCCTAGACTTTGCCATTAAAGACTACTCCCAagttaaaatcctctttttatagattaagaaTCACTGGGAAAATATACTTATTCCTGGGAATATCAGTATGGGAGAGGAACAGTTCTAATCATCTGCTTCCAATGAGTGgcagatgtgtatgtatgtgtgtaaaacatatatagatagatagatataggtatatgttttaaagtttaaaacCTGAGAGgcctgtttttctttaaattttttagaTTCAGATTGTTGAAATTTTGTTTACGTGCAGATTTCTGGTTTTATAATATTTGATGTTGTACAAAATATGGATATATTTTCTTACTGTATTTATCTCCTAGAAAAACAATTCAGTATTTATAAGTATTCTGCACTTTACATAATGTGTTATAACACGGCAAATGTTCTGTTACTTCCTACAGTAACAATGAATATTTAAACAAATTCATTGTATTACTAGTTTTTAAATTTGAATCTTACTTGTGTTCTACCTAATGGATGCaatcaatatattttgtttatatgcaAAAAGCTAGGCAaagttttattctatttcttgTAAGAATTTGCTTCCCATAAAGCTTAGTATGAAAGAAGTGTGCCAAAGTAGAATCTTAATTTTGAGACTTTACTCTCAAATTCAGCTTTATAGACAAATGTATTTCCCAGGTTATATGTGCACACTGAATTCATATCCAGCTTGTGGGTAGATACTTAAGTATATACtcttatatagtattttaagagtAATATTCAGATAATAGTTTATAAAGTTCTTTCTAGAACTTTGGAGTTGCTTTTAACTCATTGAAAGTTCTGTTTCATTTGCTATTCTAGCTGTTTTTTATAAACAGAAAGCTTGCTTTTACTGTAGTAAAGAATAGTTTTACATAGCTGTTTccctcattcattctctctctcttcctctttctctctctctcacatacaaacacacatacaattaatgcattgtttttattttctgtaccTGTAGGCACAGTGGACAGTTGGAAAACTGAATTGCCCATTTTGTGGGGCCCGTTTGGGGGGCTTTAACTTCATCAGCAGCCCAAAATGTTCCCATGGCCAATTTGTAGCTGTACGTCTTTGCAAGAGCAAGACAGATTACCAGCCTGTTCCTGTAATCAGACTAACGAGACCATCAATAAAATACTTGTCACTTTATAGAGTTCAGTCAGGCCTCGACAAGGAGAATACACTCAAAAGTACAGGTGTTGCCTGGAAGAACAGAAATCAAGGGCTTTTAAACATGGCCCAAAATAATAATGTTCCCGGAAGATTAACTGAAGCTCTTTGTCTGGAGGTGCGATCAACCAATTTTGAGACGAAGAGTGAAAAACCGCACTTCAAAGCATCAAATCCAAAATACTGTCTTTTTGTTCCCCAGTCTGTGAATGACAGATGCAGTATAAGAGCTTTTCATAGAAAATCACATAGTTTGGATCTGAACATCAGAGAGAAACTGGTCTTATTGCCTACTTTATATGAAGCACATGGTAAGATTCCTGCCTGTAACAGGCTAAATGAAACACAGCCTTTTGACCCTCATGGCTTGTATGTAGGTTCTAGTAAAAATAGTCATTCCCCTCCGGATTCATCCAGTTTTGATGGTAATGGGCTACTGCAAAGATTTTCAGTGCCTTCCTGTAATACTCTaagacaaagagaagaagaatTTCAGTGTGATTTAGAGGCTTCCATTGTACGTTCTCACCATAATACTATTGATGAACTGCCTTTCCGGATGGACTTACCTGTAGCTGTGAGTGGTGTGGATGAGCCTGGTGACCAGGAGGAAGGCATCTCATCTATTGGTTTCTTACAATCTGCCGGTTTCTCCTTGGGTGCCATTAACCAAAGGCtaagcaagagagaaagaaacaagttaAAGAATCTGAGAAGGAAGCAACGGAGACATCAAAGATGGCTCCAGAAGCAGGTAGGAAACTTTCTATTACATTGTACTGAGGgtagttattgttgttattggtaTGGATGGGGGCATATcttaaaatgtttgcatttttaaaaggatttaatccttttttaaatgattgtcAATCATTATATTTGAGTAATACTTTGTAAATACAAAACACTAAGACATAGCTTTATTTCTAGGCATAAGTATTGTAGACAGGTGTTTTGAAAATTTCCTTATAATTTTACCCTGAAGTACTAGTAATATTTAGGCAGCAATATTAGGCTTTGCAAACTAGTCCTTCTCAAATCCCTCTAATTTCCTCCATATAAGTTCTTAGTTTTGGGTTTATGagccttaaaaaatatttttgtaactaaCTCAATTAATTCAATTTTGTAACTAACTCAATTAATTTCCCCTTAATCCTAATGTATTTCatcatatgcatttaaaaacattattctgaggagggggtCCATAGGGTTCCCAAGACTACCAGCAGGATCCATTATACAAGAAAGTTTAAGAAACGCTGCTTTATATTATTTCATAAGATTTTTCATAAGATTGAGTTTAGATTGAAAATGGAAGATATGTTGCTTATGACCAAGACATTGGTAATCTCTTTGTGAAAAATTCAGGAGTACTTCATTTGTGCTAAGTGCCACTTGTATGTATGCAGAAGAATGATAAACAATATGTTAAAATTAATTtgactttaatttgttttttgaagaAATTTATATTATTGTTGCTAATacttttataaaacagaatgatgCTTTGATCTAAATATGTGATTTAATATGAGGCATTATGGACCTTCTGCAATAAATACTGCTTTTTATGGCACTACCTTGTTTGCTGTGAAAAGAGATGGCAATGAAAGTATTTTagatttcttaaatttttatggctACTCTGAAAATTTTCCTTATAATCTTTATAATCAGATGATTTAGAGCTACCCCCAGATAAATTAGGCTTCCTACTGAGTGTGAGCAGAAACTGGGTGACCACCCTTCACAGACGTCATAGTAGGGATTCGTGCTTTGAGGAGTATTTGTGTTAGaccacttttattttatttaaaaatgtaaaaaacattcttagctcaTGAATTGTACCAAAACAGATGACCAATCAGAATCATTCTTAGCTCGCTGGTTGTACTTTATAGGCAGTAGCCTGGCTTTGGCCTTCAGGCTGTAGCTTTCCAACCCCTGTACTAAATTGTTACCAACATCCCTTCTGGGTGTGTTGTCCTATTTTTTGGTGGCAATTTACcataatatttattaatcaacATGGATTGAATACCAATAATATCAGAGAGTATGTTGCTTGTGACCAAATTGACActggaaatcactttgtaaaaaATTCAAGACTTTCATTTGTGCTTAGTACAACTTAAATATATGCAAAAGAATGATAAacattatgttaaatttaaaattaaatttaactagaaaggactttaaagataATCCATCCCTAAACCTGAGCCTCAGATAGATAAAATACTTTACCCAACATTATGTACCTACTAAGCTGGGATTCAAGCCTTCTGatgccaagcccagtgttcttccTGATCTACAATGCTACTTTTGGTTTTATTCTATAGAGTGTATTTATGGGATAatgattttaatttaaataataataacttttatataaTACTTACCAACCAGTcacagtgctaaatgctttaaaatttttatctcatttgaccctaacCGCACCCCTaagaggcaggtgttattattatccccattttatagatgagataactgaggcaaatagaaactaaataatttgcccaggatcacatagctagttaagtgcctgaggctgtatttgaattcaggtcttcctaactctctaCTTTTATATATTGCTTCTGAATGGATGCTGCAGATGGGTTCAGTG from Trichosurus vulpecula isolate mTriVul1 chromosome 1, mTriVul1.pri, whole genome shotgun sequence includes:
- the RNF180 gene encoding E3 ubiquitin-protein ligase RNF180 isoform X2, producing MNIEALPEWMNYVLEKAQWTVGKLNCPFCGARLGGFNFISSPKCSHGQFVAVRLCKSKTDYQPVPVIRLTRPSIKYLSLYRVQSGLDKENTLKSTGVAWKNRNQGLLNMAQNNNVPGRLTEALCLEVRSTNFETKSEKPHFKASNPKYCLFVPQSVNDRCSIRAFHRKSHSLDLNIREKLVLLPTLYEAHGKIPACNRLNETQPFDPHGLYVGSSKNSHSPPDSSSFDGNGLLQRFSVPSCNTLRQREEEFQCDLEASIVRSHHNTIDELPFRMDLPVAVSGVDEPGDQEEGISSIGFLQSAGFSLGAINQRLSKRERNKLKNLRRKQRRHQRWLQKQTLNNDVSTDDDNECTEEKESYICAVCLDVYFNPYMCYPCHHIFCEPCLRTLAKDNPTSTPCPLCRTIISRVFFQTDLNNATKTFFTKEYLKIKQSFQKSNSAKWPLPSCRKAFHLFGGFRRRADPVTRRQFPHGAHRMDYMHFEDDSRAWWFDMDMVIIYIYSVNWVIGFIVFCFLCYFFFPF
- the RNF180 gene encoding E3 ubiquitin-protein ligase RNF180 isoform X1; protein product: MKRLEMGIKMYSQEEIAILRCWKCRKCIANSDCFTNCVGNHLSENGHDLAATPQNTCNVWHMNIEALPEWMNYVLEKAQWTVGKLNCPFCGARLGGFNFISSPKCSHGQFVAVRLCKSKTDYQPVPVIRLTRPSIKYLSLYRVQSGLDKENTLKSTGVAWKNRNQGLLNMAQNNNVPGRLTEALCLEVRSTNFETKSEKPHFKASNPKYCLFVPQSVNDRCSIRAFHRKSHSLDLNIREKLVLLPTLYEAHGKIPACNRLNETQPFDPHGLYVGSSKNSHSPPDSSSFDGNGLLQRFSVPSCNTLRQREEEFQCDLEASIVRSHHNTIDELPFRMDLPVAVSGVDEPGDQEEGISSIGFLQSAGFSLGAINQRLSKRERNKLKNLRRKQRRHQRWLQKQTLNNDVSTDDDNECTEEKESYICAVCLDVYFNPYMCYPCHHIFCEPCLRTLAKDNPTSTPCPLCRTIISRVFFQTDLNNATKTFFTKEYLKIKQSFQKSNSAKWPLPSCRKAFHLFGGFRRRADPVTRRQFPHGAHRMDYMHFEDDSRAWWFDMDMVIIYIYSVNWVIGFIVFCFLCYFFFPF